One window of Clostridiales bacterium genomic DNA carries:
- a CDS encoding undecaprenyl/decaprenyl-phosphate alpha-N-acetylglucosaminyl 1-phosphate transferase yields the protein MSRESCISCVLAFLVSFFVTPWVRKIAFSIGAVDIPKDERRVHKKPMARIGGLAIIISIVITLLINIGFDKSSILWSFDIGNKAWGIVLGCSIVVIMGILDDIKPKGAKLKLFFQVIAALMVVLLSDVRVRAISNPFSESGVLILNYYVSCLVTTVWIVGITNAINLIDGLDGLAAGVSTISYISIFFVSMILRDARTSMMAIVMAGAVLGFLPYNFNPAKIFMGDTGSTFLGFTLAIISVSGRLKAYTAISIVIPVLILGVPLFDTTFAILRRLFSGRPIMEADRGHIHHKLMDRGLSQRQVVLLMYLMSAVLGVSAIWITEIRHISILIAVVIFLVILLAVSKLVADVLKIRHNDKK from the coding sequence ATGAGTAGAGAAAGTTGTATATCATGTGTATTGGCGTTTTTGGTGTCTTTTTTTGTGACACCGTGGGTGAGAAAGATTGCGTTTAGTATAGGTGCGGTAGATATACCAAAGGACGAGAGACGGGTGCATAAAAAGCCTATGGCGAGAATAGGTGGGCTTGCAATAATAATAAGTATAGTAATTACTTTATTAATAAATATAGGATTTGATAAAAGTAGTATATTATGGAGTTTTGATATAGGAAATAAAGCATGGGGCATAGTGTTAGGATGTAGTATTGTAGTTATTATGGGTATACTTGATGACATCAAGCCTAAAGGTGCAAAATTAAAGTTATTTTTTCAAGTGATTGCGGCATTAATGGTTGTGCTTTTGTCAGATGTTAGAGTACGGGCCATATCGAATCCATTTTCAGAAAGTGGAGTTTTAATTTTAAACTATTATGTATCTTGTTTGGTTACAACAGTTTGGATAGTGGGAATTACTAATGCAATAAACTTGATAGATGGCTTAGATGGACTAGCTGCTGGAGTATCTACAATATCATATATATCTATATTTTTTGTGTCTATGATATTGAGGGATGCCAGAACTAGTATGATGGCAATAGTTATGGCAGGAGCTGTTTTAGGATTTTTACCGTATAATTTTAATCCTGCAAAGATATTTATGGGGGACACAGGATCAACGTTTTTAGGATTTACTCTTGCAATTATATCAGTAAGTGGTAGGTTGAAAGCGTATACAGCAATATCAATAGTTATACCCGTATTAATTTTGGGGGTGCCGTTGTTTGATACAACGTTTGCTATATTAAGAAGGCTTTTTAGTGGAAGGCCAATTATGGAAGCAGATAGAGGGCACATCCATCATAAACTTATGGATAGGGGGTTGTCACAAAGGCAGGTAGTATTGTTAATGTATCTAATGAGTGCAGTGCTGGGTGTAAGCGCGATTTGGATAACAGAAATAAGACATATAAGTATATTAATTGCAGTCGTAATTTTTTTAGTGATATTATTGGCAGTGTCAAAGCTAGTAGCGGATGTTTTGAAAATAAGGCATAACGACAAGAAATGA
- a CDS encoding cytidine/deoxycytidylate deaminase family protein encodes MRPGWNEYFMDIVELVKTRSTCLRRQVGAVIVKEKRILATGYNGAPVGIGHCAEVGCLREEYGVPSGERHELCRAIHAEQNAIVQAAMSGTSIWGSTMYISHQPCSLCAKMIINSGIKKIVFKGEYPDELAMQMLKESGVRVVKYE; translated from the coding sequence ATGAGACCAGGCTGGAATGAATATTTTATGGATATAGTAGAATTAGTAAAAACAAGATCTACATGCCTTAGAAGACAGGTAGGGGCTGTTATAGTAAAGGAAAAACGAATACTTGCAACAGGGTATAATGGAGCTCCTGTTGGTATAGGACATTGTGCAGAAGTAGGATGTCTAAGAGAAGAGTACGGCGTACCGTCGGGAGAGAGGCATGAATTATGTAGAGCGATACACGCAGAACAAAATGCTATAGTACAAGCGGCAATGTCGGGGACAAGCATATGGGGTTCGACAATGTATATAAGTCACCAGCCATGTTCATTGTGTGCCAAGATGATAATCAACTCAGGCATAAAGAAGATTGTCTTTAAGGGAGAGTATCCTGATGAATTAGCAATGCAGATGTTGAAAGAATCAGGTGTTAGGGTAGTAAAATATGAGTAA
- the wecB gene encoding UDP-N-acetylglucosamine 2-epimerase (non-hydrolyzing) — MKKIKIMTVFGTRPEAIKMVPLVKELKKNKNIETVTCVTAQHREMLDQVLDIFAIKPEYDLNIMKKEQTLVDIVVGSLKGLSTVYRDANPDMVLVHGDTSTTFVGALAAFYQKIKVGHVEAGLRTFDKYFPYPEEMNRKLTGSLADLHFCPTQYNVNNLLAEGINRKDIFVTGNTVIDALKTTVSKDYKFKNKKLCEVDFTKRVLCVTAHRRENLGKPLRDICEGLKNIANNYKNIEIVYPVHLNPLVQKTSREVLGGCSNVHLVDPLDVCDMHNLMSRSYLVLTDSGGLQEEAPSLGKPVLVLRNETERPEAITAGTVKLAGNSKENVYNMTKELLDDDKKYQDMAKSVNPYGDGFASSRIIEAIEYYFDNSSKRPTEFNV; from the coding sequence ATGAAAAAGATAAAAATAATGACTGTTTTTGGAACTAGGCCAGAGGCTATAAAAATGGTACCACTGGTAAAAGAACTTAAAAAGAATAAAAATATAGAGACAGTTACTTGCGTTACAGCCCAGCATAGAGAAATGTTAGATCAGGTATTAGATATATTTGCAATTAAACCGGAATATGATCTTAATATAATGAAAAAGGAACAAACACTAGTAGACATAGTTGTAGGATCACTAAAAGGATTATCTACTGTATATAGAGATGCTAATCCAGATATGGTATTGGTGCATGGAGACACATCCACAACATTTGTTGGTGCACTGGCAGCATTTTATCAGAAGATAAAAGTTGGACACGTTGAAGCGGGACTTAGAACTTTTGATAAATATTTTCCATATCCAGAGGAGATGAATAGAAAATTAACTGGATCGTTGGCTGACTTGCATTTTTGCCCAACACAATATAATGTAAATAATTTACTTGCGGAGGGAATAAATAGAAAAGATATATTTGTGACAGGGAATACAGTTATAGATGCATTAAAAACTACGGTATCTAAGGATTATAAATTTAAGAATAAAAAGCTTTGCGAAGTAGATTTTACAAAAAGAGTGTTATGTGTTACAGCGCATAGAAGAGAGAATTTAGGGAAGCCCCTAAGAGATATATGTGAAGGATTAAAGAATATAGCAAATAATTATAAAAATATAGAAATAGTATATCCCGTGCATTTAAATCCACTAGTGCAAAAGACGTCGAGAGAAGTTTTAGGAGGATGTAGTAATGTGCATTTAGTAGATCCATTAGATGTATGTGATATGCATAATTTAATGAGTAGGTCGTATTTGGTTTTGACGGATTCAGGAGGATTACAAGAAGAGGCACCATCGCTTGGAAAACCTGTGTTAGTCCTACGTAATGAGACAGAAAGGCCAGAGGCAATTACCGCTGGAACAGTAAAACTTGCAGGTAATTCTAAAGAGAATGTTTATAACATGACGAAAGAATTACTAGATGATGATAAAAAGTATCAGGATATGGCCAAGTCAGTTAATCCGTACGGAGATGGTTTTGCATCTTCGAGGATAATAGAGGCTATAGAGTACTACTTTGACAATAGTTCTAAGCGACCAACTGAATTCAATGTTTAA
- a CDS encoding transketolase: MDKNELKRLKTIAANIRKNIVDTVYYANSGHPGGSLSCTDILTVLYFKHMRIKEKEPKWVDRDRFVLSKGHCSPGLYSTLAQRGFFDIDDLKTFRKTQSNLEGHPNMNYVPGVDMSTGSLGQGISVACGMALAGKIDKKDYRVFAILGDGEIEEGQVWEALMSAAHYKLDNLTIFLDNNGLQIDGRIDEVMSPYPIVDKLKAFGQNVIEIDGNDIEEIDDAINQAKKVKGCPTVIVAKTIKGKGVSFMEDQVGWHGKAPSLEQRDIAIKELDKILSSLEE; encoded by the coding sequence ATGGATAAGAATGAATTAAAAAGGTTAAAGACCATAGCAGCCAATATCAGGAAAAACATAGTTGACACTGTATATTACGCGAATTCTGGTCATCCGGGAGGATCGTTGTCTTGCACAGACATATTGACAGTTTTGTATTTTAAACACATGAGGATAAAAGAGAAAGAGCCTAAATGGGTTGATAGGGATAGATTTGTGCTGTCAAAAGGGCACTGTTCTCCTGGCCTGTATTCAACATTAGCCCAAAGAGGTTTTTTTGATATAGATGATCTAAAGACTTTTAGAAAGACACAAAGTAATTTAGAAGGTCATCCTAATATGAATTATGTTCCAGGAGTGGATATGTCTACAGGATCATTAGGTCAGGGGATATCCGTAGCATGTGGTATGGCTTTAGCAGGGAAAATAGATAAAAAAGATTATAGGGTGTTTGCAATTTTAGGAGATGGAGAAATTGAAGAAGGACAAGTGTGGGAAGCATTAATGTCAGCAGCACATTATAAGTTAGATAATTTAACGATTTTTTTAGATAATAATGGATTGCAAATAGATGGTAGGATAGATGAGGTTATGTCTCCATATCCTATAGTAGATAAACTTAAAGCGTTTGGACAAAATGTGATAGAGATAGATGGTAATGATATAGAAGAGATAGATGATGCAATAAATCAAGCTAAAAAGGTTAAGGGATGTCCTACAGTTATAGTTGCAAAAACTATAAAAGGTAAAGGAGTATCATTTATGGAGGACCAAGTAGGTTGGCATGGTAAAGCACCAAGTTTGGAACAAAGGGACATTGCGATTAAGGAATTAGATAAAATTTTATCTTCATTGGAGGAATAG
- a CDS encoding beta-hexosaminidase produces the protein MNKEAKKTFGISIILSLLVFSVYYSSGYFGENTPKDKGKLVKIEEVKDLEEVFVQEVQDRGGIFAKFTARAKEIVSKMTLNDKVGQMFLVRCPEENQLSLIKDCLPGGFLLSEKDFEGKSWQRVVGDVKSYQYTTKVPMFIAVDEEGGDVVRVSAFKEFRGFPFLSPQEIFLSDGFKGIELDTAEKSQLLKRLGINLNFAPVCDVTTDEYAYMYDRSFGMDAASTATYVKTVVSSMTNNGMGSVLKYFPGYGNNRELDTLVFRDKRDLATIDKNDLVPFRAGISEGAAGILVSNLIVEGIDKENPASLSVDVHKLLRNNLEYQGVIIADAMDASDIAMFRNKKDFAVRAVKAGNDMIIVSNAKDQIRSVIDAVKDGEIPVSAIDAAATRILSWKIMQGMVN, from the coding sequence TTGAATAAAGAGGCGAAGAAGACTTTTGGTATAAGTATTATTTTAAGTTTGTTGGTGTTTAGTGTGTATTATTCATCGGGTTATTTTGGTGAGAATACACCTAAAGATAAGGGTAAGTTAGTGAAAATAGAAGAAGTTAAAGACCTAGAAGAAGTGTTTGTGCAAGAGGTGCAGGATAGAGGTGGGATTTTTGCTAAATTTACAGCAAGAGCTAAGGAAATCGTGTCCAAGATGACTCTTAATGATAAGGTGGGTCAGATGTTTTTGGTTAGGTGTCCGGAGGAAAATCAGTTGTCCCTTATAAAAGATTGTCTGCCAGGTGGATTTCTTTTGTCTGAAAAGGATTTCGAAGGTAAGTCTTGGCAAAGAGTTGTGGGGGATGTGAAAAGCTATCAGTACACAACAAAGGTGCCAATGTTTATTGCCGTGGATGAAGAAGGTGGGGATGTAGTAAGAGTAAGTGCATTCAAAGAGTTTAGAGGATTTCCATTTTTATCTCCACAAGAAATATTCTTAAGTGATGGTTTTAAAGGAATAGAATTAGATACAGCAGAGAAAAGCCAGCTACTAAAAAGGCTGGGGATAAATTTAAATTTTGCGCCTGTGTGTGATGTAACGACAGATGAGTATGCGTATATGTATGATAGAAGTTTTGGGATGGATGCAGCAAGTACAGCAACTTATGTTAAGACAGTTGTAAGTTCCATGACAAACAACGGAATGGGGAGTGTATTAAAGTATTTCCCAGGCTATGGGAATAATAGAGAATTAGATACACTAGTGTTTAGAGACAAGAGAGATCTTGCAACAATTGATAAAAATGATTTGGTACCATTTAGAGCTGGTATTAGTGAAGGAGCGGCAGGTATTTTAGTATCGAATTTAATAGTTGAAGGAATAGATAAAGAAAATCCTGCATCTTTATCGGTGGATGTACATAAGTTATTGAGAAATAATTTGGAATATCAAGGTGTGATAATTGCTGATGCAATGGATGCGTCAGATATTGCAATGTTTAGGAATAAGAAAGATTTTGCAGTTAGAGCAGTTAAAGCGGGAAATGATATGATAATAGTTTCAAACGCAAAAGATCAAATACGATCTGTGATTGATGCTGTAAAGGATGGTGAAATTCCAGTATCGGCAATAGATGCAGCAGCGACAAGGATTTTATCTTGGAAGATTATGCAGGGGATGGTTAATTAG
- a CDS encoding transketolase family protein, whose product MGKDIATREAYGKALLEFGKDERIVVLDADLSKSTKTDLFKNEYPDRFFNMGIAEANMMSYAAGLSTCGKIVFVSTFAIFAAGRAYEQIRNSIAYPNLNVKIGASHAGISVGEDGASHQAIEDIALMTVIPNMTVISPCDEIETRYAVKAAIEHNGPVYLRLGRLGVPKVVDENKYKFELGKGVTLIDGDMVTIISTGLMTSQAILAARELKEQNISARVINIHTLKPIDEDIIIKAARETGAIVTAEEHNVLGGLGSLVAKVTSNNCPVPIKMVGVEDKFGKSGKPQELLEKYGLTKENIIEKVKQILKMKR is encoded by the coding sequence ATGGGAAAAGATATAGCAACAAGGGAAGCATACGGTAAGGCATTACTTGAGTTTGGTAAAGATGAAAGAATAGTAGTTTTAGATGCGGACTTATCAAAATCGACTAAGACGGATTTATTCAAAAATGAATATCCAGATAGATTTTTTAATATGGGTATAGCGGAAGCGAATATGATGTCATATGCAGCAGGATTGTCTACGTGTGGTAAAATAGTTTTTGTGAGTACATTTGCGATATTTGCAGCGGGTAGAGCATATGAGCAAATAAGAAATTCCATAGCGTATCCAAATCTTAATGTAAAAATAGGAGCAAGTCATGCAGGAATTTCAGTTGGGGAAGATGGAGCAAGCCATCAGGCAATAGAGGATATAGCATTAATGACAGTGATTCCCAATATGACAGTGATATCGCCATGTGATGAAATTGAAACAAGGTATGCGGTTAAAGCTGCAATAGAGCACAATGGTCCAGTGTATTTGAGATTGGGTAGACTAGGTGTACCTAAAGTAGTGGATGAGAATAAGTATAAGTTTGAGTTAGGAAAGGGAGTTACACTAATAGATGGGGATATGGTAACTATCATAAGTACAGGGCTTATGACAAGTCAAGCGATACTTGCGGCAAGGGAGCTTAAAGAACAAAATATATCAGCTAGAGTGATTAACATACATACTTTAAAACCAATAGATGAAGACATAATAATAAAAGCTGCTCGAGAGACAGGTGCTATAGTTACAGCGGAGGAACATAATGTGTTAGGAGGACTTGGTAGCCTTGTAGCAAAAGTTACATCTAATAATTGCCCAGTACCAATAAAAATGGTTGGAGTAGAAGATAAGTTTGGAAAATCAGGTAAACCACAAGAGCTTCTAGAAAAATACGGGTTAACCAAAGAAAATATTATAGAAAAGGTTAAGCAAATTTTGAAAATGAAAAGGTGA
- a CDS encoding Bax inhibitor-1/YccA family protein, whose protein sequence is MFYEERECEVVETEGFGKFLVRVFAWMFLGVFMSASAAFIVTNLLPIRAVVGVVIGSVVVQIIVAIVIAVVKLNKISYGKLLGLFSIYSISTGAALTLIQYKYSLANIAISFLAAAVFFGVMAFYGATTKKDLTSVGAVSVVTLIAIIAVTVINIFLKFGWLNLVLSYISVAVFLALTAYDVKRLKDIYIDNNGVVSDKIVLWGALDLYLEFVNLFIRILEILGKSEK, encoded by the coding sequence ATGTTCTATGAAGAAAGAGAGTGCGAAGTAGTTGAAACAGAAGGATTTGGGAAGTTTTTAGTTAGAGTATTTGCTTGGATGTTTTTGGGTGTGTTTATGAGTGCTTCTGCAGCATTTATAGTAACCAATCTATTACCAATAAGAGCAGTGGTAGGTGTGGTTATTGGCAGTGTTGTTGTACAAATTATAGTAGCAATAGTTATTGCGGTAGTAAAGCTCAATAAGATAAGTTATGGTAAATTACTTGGCTTGTTTAGCATATACTCTATTTCAACGGGTGCTGCGTTGACTCTTATACAGTATAAGTATAGTCTAGCGAATATAGCAATATCATTTTTGGCGGCAGCGGTGTTTTTTGGGGTTATGGCGTTTTATGGGGCAACAACTAAAAAAGACTTAACTAGCGTAGGAGCTGTAAGTGTAGTTACTTTAATAGCTATTATTGCAGTGACCGTTATAAATATCTTTTTGAAATTTGGTTGGTTAAACTTGGTATTATCTTATATTAGTGTTGCTGTATTTTTAGCGTTGACAGCATATGATGTAAAGCGGTTAAAGGACATATATATAGATAATAATGGTGTCGTGAGTGATAAAATAGTTTTATGGGGAGCCTTAGATTTATATTTGGAGTTTGTAAATTTGTTTATTAGAATACTGGAAATTTTAGGAAAAAGTGAAAAATAG
- a CDS encoding threonylcarbamoyl-AMP synthase, with amino-acid sequence METKILNIGGKIINKELIKEASNEIIKGGVVAFPTETVYGLGADATNEDAIRKIFEAKGRPSDNPLIVHIADRSVIHDIVEELPEVATKLMDRFWPGPLTIIMKKKESIPYIVTAGLDTVGVRFPRNRVAIEFIKACGVPIAAPSANISGKPSPTAGKHVVDDLNGKVDCIIVSDDADVGVESTIIDVTVVPPIILRPGGITKEDIESLIGKVLLDKAVISKLDKDERPKAPGMKYRHYAPSGQVIIIKGDLLDIVNEINKKKNFYINSGKKVGILATYQTKKYYNNDDCTKVIVLGDRDNPETIAAQLFNALREFDKCGIDIILAEAIKICGIGMAIMNRMLKASGFTIIEV; translated from the coding sequence GTGGAAACTAAAATATTAAATATAGGTGGAAAAATAATTAACAAGGAATTGATAAAAGAGGCAAGTAACGAGATAATAAAAGGTGGAGTGGTTGCATTTCCTACTGAGACAGTATATGGCTTGGGAGCAGATGCAACCAATGAGGATGCAATAAGAAAAATATTTGAAGCAAAGGGTAGACCATCGGATAATCCGTTGATTGTTCATATAGCAGATAGAAGTGTGATTCACGATATTGTAGAAGAACTGCCAGAAGTAGCAACAAAGCTAATGGATCGTTTTTGGCCAGGTCCATTAACCATAATAATGAAGAAAAAAGAAAGTATACCGTATATAGTAACAGCGGGGCTTGATACTGTAGGGGTTAGATTTCCAAGAAATAGGGTTGCGATAGAGTTTATAAAGGCATGTGGTGTTCCAATAGCAGCACCTAGTGCAAATATTTCTGGCAAGCCCAGTCCTACTGCTGGTAAGCATGTTGTAGATGATTTAAATGGAAAAGTTGATTGTATAATAGTATCAGATGATGCAGATGTGGGTGTAGAGTCAACGATAATAGATGTTACGGTTGTGCCCCCAATTATATTAAGGCCTGGAGGAATAACTAAAGAAGATATAGAGAGTTTGATAGGGAAGGTTTTGCTAGACAAGGCAGTGATAAGTAAATTAGATAAAGATGAGAGACCAAAAGCACCAGGGATGAAGTACAGACATTATGCACCTAGTGGACAAGTTATAATAATAAAGGGAGATCTTTTAGATATAGTCAATGAAATAAACAAAAAGAAAAATTTCTACATTAATAGTGGGAAAAAGGTTGGAATACTTGCTACTTATCAAACAAAAAAGTATTATAATAATGATGATTGTACCAAGGTGATAGTTTTAGGGGATAGAGATAATCCAGAGACAATAGCAGCGCAATTGTTTAATGCACTAAGAGAGTTTGATAAGTGTGGTATAGATATAATATTAGCAGAGGCAATTAAGATTTGTGGTATTGGTATGGCAATAATGAATCGGATGCTTAAAGCGTCAGGATTTACTATAATTGAGGTGTGA
- the prfA gene encoding peptide chain release factor 1, with product MFDKLKNAEARYEEISLMLGQPDVINDQEKYKKLMKEYSHMEDLILAYREYKGVANNIKEAKLLLQDKLENDFKELVEEELKESQKKFEELENKLRVLLLPKDINDDKNVIIEIRAGAGGEEAALFVAVLFRMYSKYAEKNGWKTEIMDSNETEIGGFKEIVFLIEGEGAYSKLKFESGVHRVQRIPTTEANGRIHTSTVTVAVLPEVEDVDVTINPNDLRIDTYRASGAGGQHINKTDSAIRITHLPTGIVVSCQDERSQYKNKDKAMKVLRSKLYEIAQEEQDSMVAKERKNQVGTGDRSERIRTYNYPQGRVTDHRIGLTLYKLDEFFDGDIEEIVNALITTSQAKKLENGEGEF from the coding sequence ATGTTTGATAAACTTAAAAATGCAGAGGCTAGGTATGAAGAAATAAGCCTTATGTTGGGGCAGCCTGATGTTATAAACGATCAAGAAAAGTATAAAAAGCTTATGAAGGAATACTCACATATGGAAGATTTAATTCTAGCGTATAGGGAGTATAAAGGGGTTGCAAATAACATAAAGGAAGCAAAGCTTTTATTACAAGATAAATTAGAAAACGATTTTAAAGAGTTAGTTGAAGAAGAGTTAAAAGAGTCGCAAAAGAAATTTGAAGAGTTAGAGAACAAATTACGTGTTTTATTGTTGCCAAAGGATATCAATGATGATAAAAATGTAATTATTGAGATAAGAGCAGGTGCAGGAGGAGAAGAGGCAGCATTATTTGTGGCAGTATTATTTAGAATGTATAGTAAGTATGCAGAGAAGAACGGATGGAAGACAGAAATAATGGATAGTAATGAAACCGAGATAGGTGGTTTTAAAGAGATAGTTTTTTTAATTGAAGGAGAAGGTGCGTATAGTAAGTTAAAATTTGAGAGTGGAGTGCACCGAGTTCAAAGAATACCGACTACTGAAGCAAATGGAAGGATACATACATCTACAGTAACAGTCGCAGTGTTGCCAGAGGTAGAAGACGTAGATGTAACTATCAATCCGAATGATTTAAGGATCGATACATATAGAGCATCGGGAGCTGGTGGTCAGCATATAAACAAGACTGATTCAGCAATACGAATAACACACTTGCCTACAGGTATAGTGGTGTCGTGTCAGGATGAGAGATCGCAGTACAAGAATAAGGATAAGGCAATGAAGGTGTTACGTTCTAAATTGTATGAGATTGCACAGGAAGAGCAAGATTCCATGGTGGCAAAAGAGAGAAAGAATCAGGTAGGTACAGGGGACAGAAGTGAGAGGATAAGGACTTACAATTATCCACAAGGTAGAGTCACAGATCATAGGATTGGTTTGACGCTGTACAAGTTAGATGAGTTTTTCGATGGAGATATTGAAGAAATAGTAAATGCTTTAATAACAACTAGCCAGGCTAAGAAGTTGGAAAACGGAGAAGGAGAATTTTAA
- the upp gene encoding uracil phosphoribosyltransferase, whose product MEKAFIFDHPLIQHKVSMLRDKNTDTKEFRELVSEIAMLMGYEVTRDMPLEEVEVTTPIGVARTKVLAGRNVGIVPILRAGLGMMEGILRIMPMAKVGHIGLYRDPETLKPVEYYCKLPVYADERDIIVLDPMLATGGSASAAISVIKKNGVKNIKLMCILASDQGIDAVNKEHPDVEIYCAAVDHSLNEHGYIVPGLGDAGDRLFGTK is encoded by the coding sequence ATGGAGAAGGCTTTTATATTTGATCATCCATTGATTCAGCATAAGGTATCTATGCTAAGAGATAAGAACACAGATACAAAAGAGTTTAGAGAGTTGGTATCTGAGATAGCAATGCTTATGGGTTATGAGGTTACAAGAGATATGCCTCTTGAGGAAGTAGAGGTAACTACGCCAATAGGTGTTGCAAGGACAAAAGTTTTGGCAGGAAGAAATGTGGGTATTGTACCTATACTAAGAGCGGGGCTAGGCATGATGGAAGGGATACTTAGAATAATGCCAATGGCTAAGGTGGGCCATATAGGATTATACAGGGATCCAGAAACGTTAAAGCCGGTGGAATATTATTGTAAGTTACCGGTATATGCAGATGAAAGGGATATTATAGTGTTAGATCCAATGCTTGCAACAGGAGGATCTGCATCAGCAGCTATTTCAGTTATAAAAAAGAATGGCGTAAAAAATATAAAGTTGATGTGTATACTAGCGTCAGATCAAGGTATAGATGCAGTAAATAAGGAACATCCAGATGTTGAGATATATTGTGCTGCAGTTGATCATAGTTTAAATGAACATGGCTACATAGTGCCAGGATTGGGAGATGCTGGAGATAGACTGTTTGGGACAAAATAA
- the rpiB gene encoding ribose 5-phosphate isomerase B, with protein sequence MIAIGSDHAGLPLKDEIIKHFEQKGIAYIDYGTNSSESVDYSDYGKKVAKAVASKECDRGIVICGTGIGISIAANKVNGIRASLCTNSYMAKMTRMHNDSNVLALGQRVTGVGVALDIVETWLSTEFEGGRHKRRIDKIRDIENEQLR encoded by the coding sequence ATGATAGCTATAGGGTCGGATCATGCAGGTTTGCCATTAAAGGATGAGATTATAAAGCACTTTGAACAGAAAGGTATAGCGTATATAGATTATGGAACAAACAGTAGCGAGTCGGTTGATTACAGTGATTATGGTAAAAAAGTAGCTAAAGCAGTTGCTTCAAAAGAATGTGATAGAGGGATAGTTATTTGTGGGACAGGTATAGGTATATCCATAGCGGCGAATAAAGTGAATGGGATAAGAGCATCTTTGTGTACTAATTCGTACATGGCTAAGATGACAAGAATGCATAATGATTCTAATGTGTTAGCGTTAGGTCAAAGAGTTACGGGGGTAGGTGTGGCACTAGATATAGTGGAAACGTGGCTTAGTACGGAATTTGAAGGTGGTAGGCACAAAAGAAGAATAGACAAAATAAGAGACATAGAGAATGAACAATTGAGGTAA
- a CDS encoding low molecular weight protein arginine phosphatase, which translates to MAEGILRYVLSKNGRLNEFSVSSAGVFADGISKASINAVSVLKDEWGIDIGDHVSRQLQEEDLRVADVVLVMTKLHKKIILSLYKEYENKVFTLSEDNDIVDPYGGTYDVYKICAKKIKDSIDIFLERHYKQGGD; encoded by the coding sequence ATGGCAGAGGGTATATTAAGATACGTTTTGAGCAAAAACGGTAGATTGAATGAGTTTAGTGTATCGTCTGCTGGAGTGTTTGCTGATGGTATAAGTAAGGCAAGTATTAATGCAGTTTCAGTATTAAAAGATGAGTGGGGGATAGATATAGGTGATCATGTGTCTCGTCAACTTCAAGAGGAAGATTTACGTGTGGCGGATGTGGTTTTAGTTATGACAAAGTTACACAAGAAAATTATTTTGTCATTATATAAAGAATATGAAAATAAGGTATTTACATTAAGTGAAGATAATGATATAGTAGATCCGTATGGTGGTACATATGATGTTTATAAAATATGTGCTAAAAAGATAAAAGACAGTATAGATATTTTTCTAGAGAGACATTATAAGCAAGGAGGGGATTAA